The following proteins come from a genomic window of Thermosinus carboxydivorans Nor1:
- a CDS encoding chemotaxis protein CheC has product MSEEILKLSALQLDALREIGNVGAGNAATALSQIINRKIDMTVPQVAILPLGEVPEVVGGPDAMVAGVYLRVFGPAPGSILFLLPRDSAFSLVDMVMGRSPGTTTALTSMDESALMEIGNILAGAYLNALSYFTRLTLLPSIPALAMDMAGAILSVILIQLGQMGDHALVIETEFATEADEVKGHFFLIPDPGSLATILAAIGVKE; this is encoded by the coding sequence TTGTCGGAAGAGATTTTAAAATTATCAGCGCTGCAGCTAGATGCTTTACGCGAAATTGGCAACGTCGGGGCTGGTAACGCTGCTACCGCGTTATCACAGATAATTAATCGCAAAATTGATATGACTGTTCCACAGGTGGCTATATTACCTTTAGGTGAAGTCCCTGAGGTTGTTGGCGGGCCTGATGCTATGGTTGCCGGCGTATATCTCCGCGTTTTTGGTCCGGCCCCGGGCAGCATACTTTTTCTTCTACCGCGTGATAGCGCCTTTAGTCTTGTCGATATGGTCATGGGGCGTAGTCCCGGGACAACAACGGCTCTCACGTCCATGGACGAATCGGCCCTTATGGAAATTGGCAATATTCTTGCCGGCGCCTATTTAAACGCTCTGTCCTATTTTACTCGTCTTACGCTACTGCCGTCCATTCCGGCCTTGGCGATGGATATGGCCGGTGCTATTCTTAGCGTTATTTTAATTCAGCTCGGCCAGATGGGCGATCATGCCTTGGTGATCGAAACAGAGTTTGCCACAGAAGCCGATGAAGTTAAGGGCCACTTTTTCCTCATCCCTGATCCTGGTTCGCTTGCTACGATTTTGGCAGCAATAGGGGTGAAGGAATGA
- a CDS encoding chemotaxis protein CheW: protein MRENGFDNDVQLVVFRLGQEEYGVSILQVQEIKRMTDITRVPHTPDYITGVINLRGSVLPVIDLKKRLGLQPQPFTDDTRIIIVKVEELSAGMIVDAVSEVLTIGRDNIEPPQTAIGAVDASYLSGVGKLDNRLLILLNLDAIIGLGQEPARQGRE from the coding sequence ATGCGCGAGAATGGTTTCGACAATGATGTTCAATTGGTAGTTTTTAGACTCGGACAAGAAGAATACGGCGTTAGTATCCTCCAGGTCCAGGAGATCAAACGAATGACCGATATTACCCGTGTTCCGCACACCCCTGATTATATTACCGGCGTCATTAATTTGCGGGGCAGCGTATTGCCGGTCATTGACCTAAAGAAACGGCTAGGTCTTCAACCTCAGCCGTTTACGGACGATACTCGTATCATTATTGTCAAAGTTGAAGAGCTTTCAGCCGGGATGATTGTAGACGCCGTTTCCGAAGTTTTAACAATCGGCAGGGATAACATCGAGCCTCCTCAGACTGCTATTGGCGCGGTTGACGCGAGTTATTTAAGCGGAGTAGGTAAGCTCGATAACCGGCTGTTAATACTATTAAATCTGGATGCTATTATCGGGCTGGGACAAGAACCGGCACGGCAAGGCCGAGAATAG
- a CDS encoding chemotaxis protein CheA — protein MDISQYLGIFLEETREHLQTLNRCLLELEHDPGNLAVLDEIFRSAHTIKGMSATMGFTAIAELTHEMENILDLLRKSVLKANSEIIDALFKCVDTLEQSVEQVAANGETSLDIKPLVTTLTALAKGEMFTDSKAPSSVAARPVSAIDLNDTEVKIIQAANSQGLRAYEVQVRLREGCLLKSARAYMVMSTLDTLGDVIKSIPPAEELEKENFDLSFQTVVITDAEPDKIKQALLSIAEIESVNVILCEATPRLEKAAAVAGQSDAESRRIGGKHDEETEKTVNPGLNTTADKKVKGGQSVRVDIEKLDTLLNLVGELVINKTRLEQIGITHRLPDLVETIEQMDRVTTDLQAVVMKVRMVPVGQVFNRFPRMIRDLSRELNKEVNLIIQGEETELDRTVIDEIGDPLVHLLRNAIDHGIESPEEREAKGKNPVGEIRLIARHEGNNVIIVVEDDGRGINPETVKQKAVQKGLITQAEADKMDVAEAIRLIFLPGFSTADNITDVSGRGVGMDAVKTKIESLGGMVDVETKVNEGSKFKIRLPLTLAIIQALLVKVGEEIYAIPLSSIDSTIKVGLPDIKTIQNHEVILLRGQIIPIVRLAKVLNVPETGQKNQEELFVVIIHMGEQRAGVVVDTLIGQQEIVIKSLGKLLAGIKVIAGATILGNGQVALILDVGSLM, from the coding sequence GTGGACATTAGCCAGTATCTGGGCATATTCTTAGAAGAAACGCGCGAACATTTGCAAACTCTGAACCGGTGTCTTCTTGAACTTGAGCATGACCCTGGTAATTTAGCCGTTCTTGATGAAATATTTCGCAGCGCCCATACCATCAAGGGCATGTCTGCGACCATGGGTTTTACAGCTATTGCCGAGTTAACCCATGAAATGGAAAATATTCTGGATTTGCTGCGCAAATCTGTACTAAAGGCAAATAGTGAGATTATTGATGCCTTGTTCAAGTGTGTGGACACTCTAGAACAGTCAGTAGAGCAAGTGGCGGCGAACGGTGAAACTAGTCTGGATATTAAGCCGTTGGTTACAACACTTACCGCACTCGCCAAGGGAGAAATGTTTACCGACAGTAAAGCGCCATCTTCGGTCGCCGCAAGACCCGTGTCGGCAATTGATTTAAATGATACAGAGGTCAAAATAATTCAAGCTGCAAATAGCCAAGGGCTGCGCGCTTATGAGGTGCAAGTCCGGCTGCGAGAAGGATGCCTGCTGAAGTCAGCCCGCGCCTATATGGTTATGAGCACCCTTGATACATTGGGCGATGTAATAAAAAGTATTCCTCCGGCCGAGGAACTGGAAAAAGAAAATTTCGATTTGAGCTTCCAGACGGTAGTAATTACTGATGCCGAACCTGATAAAATAAAACAAGCTTTGCTTTCCATTGCCGAAATCGAGAGTGTCAATGTTATCCTTTGCGAAGCGACGCCTAGACTAGAGAAGGCCGCGGCGGTTGCTGGACAGAGTGATGCCGAGTCTCGGCGGATAGGCGGCAAACACGATGAAGAAACGGAAAAAACTGTAAATCCTGGGCTTAATACTACTGCCGATAAGAAAGTCAAAGGTGGGCAGTCCGTTCGGGTTGATATTGAAAAGCTTGATACCCTTTTAAATTTAGTAGGCGAACTTGTTATAAACAAAACCCGCTTGGAACAAATCGGCATTACCCATCGTCTACCAGATCTGGTTGAAACAATTGAGCAGATGGATCGTGTTACTACCGACCTCCAAGCGGTTGTCATGAAGGTAAGAATGGTACCCGTCGGACAGGTCTTTAATCGGTTTCCGCGCATGATCCGCGATTTATCGCGGGAACTAAATAAAGAAGTAAACTTAATTATTCAAGGCGAAGAAACTGAATTGGATCGCACCGTGATTGATGAGATTGGCGATCCGCTCGTTCACCTCCTGCGCAACGCAATCGACCATGGCATAGAAAGCCCCGAGGAACGGGAGGCGAAAGGCAAGAATCCAGTTGGGGAGATTCGCCTTATCGCCCGTCACGAAGGCAACAACGTCATTATTGTAGTTGAAGACGATGGCAGGGGAATCAACCCCGAGACAGTTAAGCAGAAAGCGGTGCAAAAGGGGCTAATCACTCAAGCCGAAGCAGATAAAATGGATGTTGCCGAAGCCATTCGCTTAATTTTTCTACCTGGTTTTTCAACGGCGGACAACATTACCGACGTATCCGGACGGGGCGTTGGCATGGATGCCGTGAAGACAAAGATTGAGTCGCTTGGCGGAATGGTAGATGTAGAAACTAAGGTCAATGAAGGAAGTAAGTTTAAAATCCGCTTGCCATTGACGTTAGCCATTATTCAGGCGCTATTAGTTAAGGTCGGGGAAGAGATTTACGCGATTCCGCTAAGTTCTATCGACAGTACCATCAAGGTGGGGCTACCGGACATCAAAACAATCCAAAACCACGAAGTTATTCTGCTACGTGGCCAGATTATACCCATAGTGCGGCTTGCTAAAGTGCTGAATGTGCCGGAAACCGGGCAGAAAAATCAGGAAGAACTGTTCGTGGTCATTATCCACATGGGAGAACAGCGCGCAGGTGTTGTCGTCGATACCTTAATCGGTCAGCAGGAGATTGTCATTAAGTCGCTAGGTAAGCTACTGGCAGGTATTAAAGTTATCGCCGGCGCAACTATTCTTGGCAACGGACAGGTAGCCCTCATCCTGGACGTGGGCTCATTAATGTAG
- a CDS encoding protein-glutamate methylesterase/protein-glutamine glutaminase produces MIKVLIVDDSAFMRKLLSDLFAGERDFTVIDTARNGKDAVDKVKKLRPDVITLDVEMPVMDGLKALEAIMRETPTPVVMVSSLTRAGAEATLRALELGAVDFIAKTAGPIASIDAIKQELLAKCRAAARANFNQLLLKQVHPAAATPIQPLAVTLPPAAGKEKVVAIGASTGGPRALQEIVTKLPANFPCGVVIVQHMPPGFTRSLAERLNSMSSIRVKEAEHNDVIQPGTAFIAPGDYHMTLEREGGRTLVKLNQTPPLSGHRPSVDPLFETVARIYKAQAVGVLLTGMGHDGAKGMQAIKNSNGYTIAEDQSTAVVFGMPKSAIELGVVDKVLPLHAIAAEVIKAVTK; encoded by the coding sequence GTGATCAAAGTTTTAATTGTAGACGATTCAGCCTTTATGCGTAAATTATTATCCGATCTTTTTGCTGGCGAAAGAGACTTTACGGTTATAGATACGGCCCGTAATGGTAAAGACGCTGTCGATAAGGTAAAAAAACTACGGCCTGATGTTATTACACTTGACGTCGAAATGCCAGTAATGGACGGACTTAAGGCTTTAGAAGCCATTATGCGCGAGACGCCTACCCCTGTTGTCATGGTCAGCAGCCTGACGCGGGCAGGGGCAGAAGCTACCCTGCGTGCACTGGAACTCGGGGCCGTTGATTTCATTGCTAAAACAGCCGGACCGATTGCCAGTATCGACGCGATTAAACAGGAACTATTAGCAAAGTGCCGGGCGGCGGCCCGGGCTAATTTTAACCAATTATTGCTCAAGCAGGTGCACCCTGCGGCTGCTACTCCCATCCAACCTCTCGCAGTAACGCTACCGCCTGCGGCGGGGAAAGAAAAAGTGGTTGCCATTGGCGCTTCAACGGGCGGACCGCGCGCTTTACAAGAAATTGTTACGAAACTACCGGCTAATTTTCCCTGTGGCGTCGTTATCGTTCAGCATATGCCTCCCGGATTTACCCGGTCGCTTGCGGAACGGCTTAACTCTATGTCGTCGATCAGAGTGAAAGAGGCGGAACATAACGACGTTATTCAGCCAGGGACGGCGTTTATTGCTCCAGGCGATTATCACATGACGCTGGAACGTGAAGGCGGCCGGACACTTGTTAAATTAAACCAGACTCCGCCTCTTTCCGGCCATCGTCCTTCGGTCGACCCTTTGTTCGAAACAGTAGCCCGGATATACAAGGCTCAAGCCGTCGGTGTTCTCCTAACCGGGATGGGACACGACGGGGCAAAAGGGATGCAAGCTATTAAAAACAGCAATGGATACACAATTGCCGAAGACCAATCTACGGCTGTGGTCTTCGGCATGCCAAAATCGGCGATCGAGCTTGGCGTAGTCGATAAGGTACTGCCGCTCCACGCCATTGCCGCAGAAGTTATCAAAGCGGTGACCAAATAA
- a CDS encoding flagellar brake protein translates to MKINQRLEIMLTNGDQAEHYSSRIEEMTDEHLLIAMPMSKGYPVFLPLDENINIRIVDNGTAYQFTCTLVSKRLHPLPVWVVTRPREIIKVQQRSFVRVRTSLPVEISIFDDETAQFSNPFQARSRDLSGGGIQLVSKEALDLAMKVQLAFELPEAGPIVVNGEVVRIEKPHHDRDIFWIGIKFLDLAERERSKIIRYIFKKQLEERRKGL, encoded by the coding sequence TTGAAGATTAACCAACGTTTGGAAATTATGCTCACTAATGGCGACCAAGCCGAGCACTATTCCAGCCGGATTGAGGAAATGACGGATGAACATTTGCTCATTGCCATGCCCATGAGCAAGGGCTACCCGGTCTTTTTGCCCCTTGACGAAAATATTAACATTAGAATTGTTGATAACGGCACAGCTTACCAATTTACTTGCACCCTGGTTAGTAAACGATTGCATCCTTTGCCGGTGTGGGTTGTGACCCGACCCCGCGAAATAATAAAAGTTCAACAGCGCTCTTTTGTGCGGGTACGCACGTCGTTACCGGTGGAAATCAGTATATTCGACGATGAAACCGCGCAGTTCTCAAATCCGTTCCAAGCGCGCAGCCGTGATCTTAGCGGCGGCGGAATCCAGCTCGTAAGTAAAGAAGCTTTAGATTTAGCAATGAAGGTACAGCTTGCTTTTGAACTTCCGGAAGCCGGCCCAATTGTTGTTAACGGGGAAGTTGTGCGTATTGAAAAGCCACATCACGACCGCGACATTTTTTGGATTGGCATAAAATTCTTGGATTTAGCGGAACGGGAACGCAGCAAAATAATCCGCTACATATTTAAAAAACAGCTCGAAGAGCGCCGTAAAGGACTATAA
- a CDS encoding MinD/ParA family protein codes for MYDQAEKLRQMVQSAHSSTKRSILKQLDRPARVITVTSGKGGVGKTNFTVNLALAFADLGQKVVIIDADLGMANVDVVLGSSSPYNILHLLNEGLNIHDIVAEGPRGIKFLSGGSGLYQLANLSGDQLSRIVSQITLFDSWADMILIDTGAGLSRNVLNFVMAADEVIIITTPEPTAITDAYAMMKAYASHQGTAPLKLVINRVANRQEGDMVIDKLAKVTQRFLGVSITSLGLVYEDRNMINAVKLQKPLMLSYPDSISARCIEHIAQRLLYGENIPRPRGIKAFFNKFLELMW; via the coding sequence ATGTACGACCAAGCCGAAAAGTTGCGACAAATGGTGCAAAGCGCCCATAGTTCAACAAAAAGGTCGATTTTAAAGCAGCTTGACCGGCCAGCGCGGGTTATTACTGTTACCAGTGGTAAAGGCGGGGTTGGGAAGACTAATTTTACGGTAAACTTAGCGCTGGCGTTTGCAGATCTTGGGCAAAAGGTCGTCATAATCGATGCTGATCTTGGCATGGCCAACGTTGATGTTGTATTGGGTAGCTCATCCCCTTACAATATATTGCATTTGCTCAACGAGGGACTTAATATCCATGACATTGTTGCTGAAGGACCACGGGGCATTAAATTTTTGTCCGGCGGCTCAGGGCTTTATCAGCTTGCTAATTTAAGCGGCGATCAACTTAGCCGTATTGTCAGTCAAATTACTTTATTTGACAGTTGGGCGGACATGATCTTAATTGATACGGGCGCCGGCTTAAGTCGTAACGTTCTCAATTTTGTTATGGCCGCGGACGAAGTAATTATTATCACTACGCCCGAGCCGACAGCGATTACCGACGCCTATGCCATGATGAAAGCTTATGCTAGCCACCAAGGGACGGCGCCGCTTAAATTGGTTATAAATCGCGTCGCCAATAGGCAAGAAGGAGACATGGTTATTGATAAACTTGCTAAGGTGACGCAACGTTTTCTCGGAGTTTCTATTACCAGTCTAGGCTTGGTCTATGAAGACCGCAATATGATTAACGCGGTCAAATTGCAAAAACCGCTTATGCTTTCTTATCCTGACAGCATATCGGCCCGGTGTATTGAACATATTGCTCAGCGGCTCCTTTATGGGGAAAATATTCCTCGGCCGCGGGGCATCAAAGCTTTCTTCAATAAGTTTTTAGAGTTGATGTGGTAA
- the flhF gene encoding flagellar biosynthesis protein FlhF: MRVKLYTASTINDAMAQVKSELGRDAVILHTRKFRKGGFFGFFGKEMVEVMAAVDTPPVGATALTKAVPVRPSGEDEAKTVSLQLELANMRRLLEQLVSKMPQQEQRLSPLYQLLVKNDVEPDIARNLVQGLPDDNSIIGASQPIVRQLLFDRLCNYFQKIEGITIPQNGTKVVALIGPTGVGKTTTIAKLAANFALRDGYKVALITADTYRIAAVEQLKTYADIIGIPIEIVYTPDEMKAALYRHRDKHLVLIDTAGRSPNNQYQLAELQALLSVDPYIDTHLVLSTTTKYKDALELVKKFSVCSPQKFLFTKIDEASNLGTVLNLLYQFPTKLSYVTNGQNVPDDIELANPSKLVNLILRD; encoded by the coding sequence TTGAGAGTTAAACTTTACACAGCTAGCACGATAAATGACGCCATGGCACAGGTTAAAAGCGAGCTGGGACGCGACGCCGTTATTTTGCACACGCGTAAATTTCGTAAGGGCGGTTTCTTTGGCTTTTTTGGCAAAGAGATGGTTGAAGTAATGGCCGCAGTAGATACGCCGCCTGTAGGGGCCACCGCTCTAACCAAAGCCGTTCCTGTGCGGCCTTCAGGCGAGGATGAGGCTAAGACCGTTTCACTGCAACTTGAGTTGGCAAATATGCGCAGGTTGTTGGAACAGCTTGTTAGTAAGATGCCGCAGCAGGAGCAACGGCTTTCCCCTTTGTACCAGCTCCTTGTAAAAAACGATGTCGAACCAGATATAGCCCGCAATCTTGTTCAAGGGCTGCCTGACGATAATTCTATTATTGGTGCTTCGCAACCAATTGTGCGTCAGCTTTTATTTGACCGCCTATGCAATTATTTTCAAAAGATTGAGGGCATTACCATCCCGCAAAACGGAACAAAAGTAGTAGCTCTTATTGGTCCGACCGGAGTAGGCAAGACGACGACAATAGCCAAACTGGCTGCTAATTTTGCACTACGTGACGGTTATAAAGTTGCCTTGATTACCGCCGATACCTACCGGATTGCTGCTGTGGAACAGTTAAAGACTTATGCCGATATCATCGGTATTCCCATAGAGATTGTTTATACTCCCGACGAGATGAAAGCCGCTTTATACCGTCACCGGGACAAACATTTGGTATTGATTGATACAGCCGGACGCAGTCCCAACAACCAGTATCAGTTGGCGGAACTTCAGGCTCTCCTTTCCGTAGATCCCTATATTGATACGCATCTAGTTCTGAGTACCACCACGAAATATAAGGATGCGCTGGAACTAGTGAAGAAGTTTAGTGTATGTTCGCCGCAAAAATTTCTTTTTACTAAAATTGACGAGGCTAGTAATCTGGGTACGGTTCTCAATTTGCTTTATCAGTTTCCAACAAAACTGTCTTATGTGACTAATGGCCAAAACGTACCAGATGATATCGAGCTCGCTAACCCTAGTAAATTAGTAAATTTGATTTTGAGGGATTAG
- the flhA gene encoding flagellar biosynthesis protein FlhA, protein MITQNPLTNFLKYSDILVAVGIVTIVVMMIIPLPAFLLDILLAFNITFALIIVMVAVYNVEALQFSVFPSLLLITTLFRLALNVSSTRLILLDGYAGEVITAFGNFVVGGNPVVGFIVFVILIIIQFIVITKGAERVAEVAARFTLDAMPGKQMSIDADLNAGLITDAEARQRRKNIQREADFYGAMDGASKFVKGDAIAAIIIIIINIVGGFVIGMVQRNLNAVQALETYTLLTVGEGLVNQIPALLISTATGIVVTRAASEANLGQDIASQILTNPRVFFLASCVLALLGIVPGLPGVPFFLLSVFAAGIAYALHKTEKTAAQLEVSRQEQKEMEEVRKPENIVSLLQVDPMELEIGYSLIPIVDVSQGGDLLDRVVMIRRQCALELGLIVPTIRIRDNIQLKPNAYVIKLRGIEIAKGELLLDHYLAMNPGTVYEEVPGLETVEPAFGLPALWIQEAVRERAELAGYTVVDPISVLATHLTEVIKTHAAEILGRQEVQTLIDAVKQTNPVLVEEIVPNLLSLGEIQKVLANLLRERLSIRDMVTILETLANYAPLTKDTEILTEYVRHALARQITRQYTHNNTLTCLTVDPQLENMITGAVQRTEQGTYVALEPHIVQAVINSLTNELPKLTGLGFLPIVLTSPSARLYFRKLTERVAPNLIVLSYAELEPKIEVQALGVVKV, encoded by the coding sequence TTGATTACACAGAACCCCTTGACTAATTTCCTTAAATATAGTGATATACTGGTAGCTGTTGGCATTGTAACAATTGTCGTAATGATGATTATTCCTTTACCTGCCTTTTTATTAGATATACTGTTGGCCTTTAACATCACTTTCGCCTTGATCATTGTCATGGTAGCTGTTTATAATGTCGAGGCTTTGCAGTTTTCCGTCTTTCCATCATTATTATTGATTACAACCTTATTCCGTTTGGCCCTCAATGTTTCTTCAACCAGATTGATTTTGCTTGACGGTTATGCTGGTGAAGTAATAACGGCGTTTGGCAATTTTGTAGTAGGCGGCAATCCAGTCGTTGGTTTCATTGTTTTCGTCATTTTAATTATCATTCAATTTATTGTTATTACTAAAGGGGCGGAACGAGTAGCAGAAGTAGCTGCCCGTTTTACCTTGGATGCTATGCCGGGCAAGCAAATGAGTATTGACGCCGACCTTAATGCCGGACTTATCACTGATGCCGAAGCTAGGCAACGCCGAAAGAATATTCAGCGGGAAGCCGATTTTTATGGTGCGATGGATGGCGCTAGCAAATTCGTAAAGGGCGATGCTATTGCCGCTATTATCATTATTATCATTAATATTGTGGGCGGTTTTGTAATTGGTATGGTGCAACGCAATTTAAACGCTGTACAGGCGCTGGAAACGTATACGTTGCTTACAGTAGGCGAAGGCTTAGTCAACCAAATCCCAGCACTGTTAATTTCTACCGCGACAGGTATTGTTGTTACCCGGGCTGCCTCGGAAGCAAATCTTGGCCAGGACATTGCCAGCCAGATTTTGACCAATCCGCGGGTTTTTTTCCTGGCGAGTTGTGTCTTGGCTTTATTAGGGATTGTTCCTGGATTGCCTGGTGTGCCTTTCTTTCTGCTCAGTGTTTTTGCTGCAGGAATTGCTTATGCTTTACATAAAACGGAAAAAACGGCAGCACAGCTTGAAGTGTCACGGCAAGAACAAAAGGAGATGGAGGAAGTCCGTAAGCCGGAGAACATTGTTTCTTTGCTTCAGGTTGATCCCATGGAATTAGAGATTGGCTATAGCCTGATTCCGATAGTTGACGTCAGTCAGGGTGGTGACCTGCTTGATCGTGTCGTGATGATACGCCGCCAATGCGCTCTGGAGTTAGGACTTATTGTGCCGACGATTCGCATTCGCGACAATATTCAGTTAAAACCCAATGCCTATGTCATAAAATTGAGAGGGATTGAAATAGCCAAGGGCGAATTGTTACTTGATCACTATTTGGCTATGAATCCTGGTACGGTATATGAAGAGGTGCCTGGGCTCGAAACAGTGGAACCGGCTTTCGGGCTCCCAGCCTTATGGATTCAGGAAGCGGTGCGGGAACGGGCTGAACTTGCCGGCTATACCGTTGTTGATCCCATATCGGTTTTGGCCACGCATCTTACCGAAGTAATTAAAACTCATGCTGCCGAAATTCTTGGTCGCCAGGAAGTACAGACCCTAATTGATGCTGTAAAACAAACTAATCCGGTACTAGTAGAAGAGATTGTACCTAATTTACTGTCCTTGGGCGAAATTCAGAAAGTGCTGGCTAATTTATTGCGAGAGCGTCTGTCCATCCGTGATATGGTTACCATTTTGGAAACCCTGGCCAATTACGCGCCGCTAACCAAGGATACAGAAATTCTTACCGAGTATGTGCGACACGCTTTGGCAAGGCAAATAACCCGTCAGTACACTCACAACAATACATTGACTTGCCTTACCGTTGATCCGCAACTTGAAAACATGATTACGGGTGCGGTGCAGCGGACAGAGCAGGGTACTTATGTAGCCCTTGAACCGCATATTGTACAGGCGGTAATTAACAGCTTGACTAATGAACTGCCTAAACTTACCGGACTTGGTTTCCTTCCCATTGTTCTGACTAGTCCTTCTGCCAGACTTTATTTTCGAAAACTGACGGAACGTGTGGCGCCCAATCTTATCGTGTTATCATATGCTGAATTAGAGCCAAAGATTGAGGTGCAAGCACTTGGGGTGGTGAAGGTATAA